A window from Malacoplasma iowae encodes these proteins:
- the dcuC gene encoding C4-dicarboxylate transporter DcuC, with the protein MSWQDIVGIIVAIIAFAALIYLMIKKHDARLVLLFIGFIMLLIAGFIGRLSPVNWYDQGSNNFKPDYGTGVGEINAFYVIALEFKNYFVSAGLIIMALFGYTKFMSEIGANGVIVNLLTKPLLKIKHKYLLLFMIFILGNILSIVVPSASSLAVILMTLLFPILKKAKISTLSSVAIIATTATIFPTPLGSDSAFVSTRMNWDLIGYTYARLAIVAIPSLILMGIAHLFWQKFMDKKFEQKNNKLGLVVEQEVTFETKTEQQNLPPSWYSILPILPIFVLLIPFIVNLVDPNIGFKFGIVETIILCTIVTIVIQMIRQRQVKPVLNEFTGFFKGMGDGFASVVVLSTAASIFSKGLISLGVIKLLTDSVNNISGAAYGYLFIFALIILLIGSLSGSGTSTVFAFVPIVASISETGGLTGSEQLMVVIPIQELANLSRSFSPIAAVIIICAQQAKVEASAILKRIALPAGVAVVSVIILSIVFYGLIGLQPIGPGIGAPTMPS; encoded by the coding sequence ATGAGCTGACAAGATATTGTCGGTATTATTGTAGCTATCATTGCATTTGCTGCATTAATATACTTAATGATTAAAAAACATGATGCTAGATTGGTGTTATTGTTTATTGGTTTCATTATGTTATTGATTGCAGGATTCATTGGTAGATTATCACCTGTAAATTGATATGATCAAGGTTCAAATAATTTTAAACCAGATTATGGAACAGGGGTAGGAGAAATTAATGCATTCTATGTAATTGCATTAGAATTTAAAAATTATTTTGTTAGTGCTGGATTAATTATTATGGCACTATTTGGTTACACAAAATTCATGAGCGAGATTGGTGCAAATGGTGTTATTGTAAATTTACTAACAAAACCTTTATTAAAAATAAAACATAAATACTTATTGTTATTTATGATATTTATTTTGGGAAACATATTATCAATTGTTGTTCCAAGCGCTAGTTCTCTAGCTGTTATTTTGATGACATTGTTATTTCCGATATTAAAAAAAGCAAAAATTTCAACATTAAGTAGTGTTGCTATCATTGCAACAACAGCAACTATATTTCCAACACCATTAGGAAGTGACAGTGCATTTGTTTCTACAAGAATGAATTGAGACTTAATTGGTTATACTTATGCAAGACTTGCTATAGTCGCTATTCCTTCATTGATTCTTATGGGAATAGCACATTTATTTTGACAAAAATTTATGGATAAAAAATTTGAACAAAAAAACAATAAATTAGGATTGGTTGTAGAACAAGAAGTAACTTTTGAAACAAAAACTGAGCAACAAAATTTACCACCGAGTTGATATTCAATATTACCAATTCTTCCAATCTTTGTTTTATTAATACCTTTTATTGTTAATTTAGTTGACCCAAATATTGGATTTAAGTTTGGAATAGTTGAAACAATCATTCTTTGTACAATAGTTACAATAGTTATTCAAATGATTAGACAAAGACAAGTAAAACCAGTTCTTAATGAATTTACAGGTTTTTTTAAAGGAATGGGAGATGGTTTTGCTTCAGTTGTGGTTTTATCTACTGCTGCTTCTATTTTTTCTAAAGGATTAATAAGTCTTGGGGTAATTAAATTATTAACAGACTCTGTCAATAATATTTCTGGGGCTGCATATGGATATTTATTTATATTTGCATTAATAATTTTATTAATAGGTTCTTTAAGTGGTAGTGGTACATCAACAGTATTTGCTTTTGTTCCAATTGTTGCAAGTATTAGTGAAACAGGTGGATTAACTGGAAGTGAACAATTAATGGTTGTAATTCCAATTCAAGAATTAGCAAATCTAAGTAGAAGTTTTTCACCAATTGCTGCTGTAATTATTATTTGTGCTCAACAAGCTAAAGTTGAAGCTTCAGCAATATTAAAAAGAATTGCTCTTCCAGCTGGAGTTGCTGTTGTATCAGTAATTATTTTATCAATTGTATTCTATGGATTAATTGGATTACAACCTATTGGTCCTGGAATTGGAGCACCAACAATGCCATCTTAA
- the rbsK gene encoding ribokinase, translated as MKKVLVIGSLNMDIVINVNKLPKEGQTIYGNNISYFCGGKGANQAVALSKMNLETYMMGCVGNDDNGDKLINSLKENNVNTSMIKKCNNPTGLASIYVSEDGSNNIVIIKGANYNNTVDDIIKNKDFIKSFEAIVCQFEIPQDVILSAFKIAKELKIKTFLNPAPIIKYDEEILNYTDYLIPNETEFEELFKIKKPIQKISENDLNLKNKNINLIVTYGSKGVYLWKNNKFNLFESRKVNAIDTTAAGDSFIGGFVSNILSSNNIDEAINFGIDVASIAVTRKGAQQSIPSYQEVLDFYKK; from the coding sequence ATGAAAAAGGTTTTAGTAATTGGTTCTTTAAATATGGACATTGTCATAAATGTAAATAAATTACCAAAAGAGGGTCAAACAATTTATGGTAATAATATTTCATATTTTTGTGGTGGAAAAGGCGCAAACCAAGCTGTTGCTCTATCAAAAATGAACTTAGAAACTTACATGATGGGTTGTGTTGGTAATGATGATAATGGCGATAAACTTATTAACTCATTAAAAGAAAATAATGTAAACACATCAATGATTAAAAAATGTAATAACCCTACAGGATTAGCATCAATTTATGTTTCAGAAGATGGTTCAAATAACATAGTGATAATTAAAGGTGCTAACTACAATAACACTGTTGATGACATAATTAAAAATAAAGATTTTATAAAATCTTTTGAAGCTATTGTATGTCAATTTGAAATTCCACAAGATGTAATATTATCTGCATTTAAAATTGCAAAAGAATTAAAAATTAAAACATTTTTAAATCCTGCTCCAATTATTAAATACGATGAAGAAATATTAAATTATACAGATTATTTAATCCCAAACGAAACAGAGTTCGAAGAGCTTTTTAAAATAAAAAAACCAATACAAAAAATTAGCGAAAACGATTTAAATTTAAAAAATAAAAACATTAATTTAATTGTTACATATGGTTCTAAAGGTGTATATCTTTGAAAAAATAATAAATTTAATTTATTTGAATCTAGAAAAGTAAATGCCATTGATACAACAGCTGCTGGTGATTCATTCATTGGTGGATTTGTATCCAATATATTAAGTAGTAATAATATAGATGAAGCAATTAATTTTGGAATTGATGTTGCATCAATTGCAGTAACAAGAAAAGGAGCTCAACAATCAATTCCAAGTTACCAAGAAGTTTTAGATTTTTATAAAAAATAA
- a CDS encoding AAA family ATPase yields MIFLKKFEARGFKSFADYTKLNFDCSMIGIVGPNGSGKSNVIDAVKWVLGEKSIKSLRGKKSDDVIFHGSKTKPANDFAEVTLTFDNSKRVLHIDLDEVSITRRLYRGNGNNDYFINGEQARLKDIMDVFVDTGLSKGSLGIISQGTVNWFADSKPEDRRTIFEEAAGIGLYTRKKEESLRQLERTQNNLNRLIDITKELSRDIKKLEQQASKVKEYSEKKEELTKLEISILVKDIVKAQSELDNISSKLNTSKSVNQDLAPKLEQLGKELSANKEALEQADIKVGIFSNELNNIITKINKLEIEKAALDNDIQIDMNSTDFQSKVNALANLVATTEAEVKSKSEIVERNKKEAQQYEEQVMQLESEKNEKQKTLVDLIKANTENKANLNHLEDLIKNKMGHEGGAKVIIENKEALTGILGTVLDFIKVEPNYEKAIMLALGKNISNIVVNTHRDAKRAIDFLNNNKAGIATFMPVYEMKPKEIKKEHQEILEHLPGFIGLASQLLTKVDKKIQPIIDVLLGRIIIAENYDTAIDISKYTFQLYKIITLDGQIINPQGSITGGYNEGRIINSLTTLENKRKELNKSIEELDKQILKVTNRTNEIDLLLVNFRNRCNECRLNESKYSDQLKWLEQDFIKYKVEYEKLSRKSYTSDSANVDNEYKNINDRLNSLINTKEKVENDLNVNQNSKKILKNRIYEIEDEIEKIRETMSLNNNVILEFDKKEIMNFNIISNAKEKLNNNYKMTIETAIQNYSEPLPVSDNVARQKIDKLTKELNYIGPINMDAINELKEKSERYEKMRAEEIEISEAKEEIINVIKELDSKAHEDFYNTIQKINEELPKTFKYLFGGGSCSIEFTEPDNILESGIDIKASPPGKNINSLFALSGGEKTLVALSVLFSILKISSFPLVILDEAESALDPSNVERFGNIISNYSTDTQFLVITHRPGTMERCDKLYGATMQTQGVTSIYQVKVQDAKKDFGSDEIIEDLENK; encoded by the coding sequence ATGATTTTTTTGAAGAAGTTTGAAGCAAGAGGTTTTAAGTCATTTGCTGACTATACTAAATTGAATTTTGACTGTTCAATGATCGGGATAGTTGGTCCAAATGGTTCTGGAAAATCTAATGTAATCGATGCAGTTAAGTGGGTTCTTGGTGAAAAATCAATTAAGTCATTAAGAGGTAAAAAAAGTGATGATGTTATTTTTCATGGTTCTAAAACTAAACCAGCTAATGACTTTGCAGAAGTTACATTAACTTTTGATAATTCAAAAAGAGTTTTGCATATTGATCTTGATGAAGTTTCTATTACAAGACGTTTATATAGAGGTAATGGTAATAATGATTACTTCATTAATGGAGAACAAGCAAGACTTAAAGATATCATGGATGTTTTTGTAGATACAGGTTTATCTAAAGGGTCTCTTGGTATTATTTCTCAAGGTACAGTTAACTGATTTGCAGATAGTAAACCTGAAGATAGAAGAACAATATTTGAAGAAGCAGCTGGAATTGGGTTATACACAAGAAAAAAAGAAGAATCATTAAGACAACTTGAAAGAACACAAAACAATTTAAATCGTCTTATTGATATCACTAAAGAATTAAGTCGTGATATTAAAAAACTTGAACAACAAGCTTCTAAAGTAAAAGAATATAGTGAAAAAAAAGAAGAATTAACTAAACTTGAAATTTCTATTTTAGTAAAAGATATAGTAAAAGCTCAAAGTGAACTTGATAATATTAGTTCTAAATTGAATACATCTAAATCTGTTAATCAAGATTTAGCTCCTAAATTGGAACAACTTGGAAAAGAATTAAGTGCTAATAAAGAAGCTCTTGAACAAGCAGATATTAAAGTTGGAATATTTAGTAATGAGTTAAACAATATTATTACTAAAATAAATAAACTAGAAATAGAAAAAGCAGCTTTGGACAATGATATTCAAATTGACATGAATTCAACAGATTTTCAATCTAAAGTTAATGCTTTAGCAAACCTTGTTGCAACAACTGAAGCAGAAGTTAAATCAAAATCTGAAATTGTTGAAAGAAATAAAAAAGAAGCACAACAATACGAAGAACAAGTAATGCAACTTGAAAGTGAAAAAAATGAGAAACAAAAAACTTTAGTTGATCTAATAAAAGCAAATACAGAAAATAAAGCTAATTTGAATCACCTTGAAGATTTAATAAAAAACAAAATGGGTCATGAAGGTGGTGCTAAAGTTATTATTGAAAATAAAGAAGCACTTACAGGAATTCTTGGAACAGTTTTAGATTTTATAAAAGTTGAACCAAATTATGAAAAAGCTATAATGTTGGCTTTAGGAAAAAACATTTCAAACATTGTAGTTAATACTCATAGAGACGCTAAAAGAGCTATTGATTTTTTAAATAACAATAAAGCTGGTATTGCAACATTTATGCCAGTTTATGAAATGAAACCAAAAGAAATAAAAAAAGAACATCAAGAAATACTTGAACATCTTCCAGGATTTATTGGTTTAGCTTCACAATTATTAACAAAAGTTGATAAAAAAATTCAACCAATTATTGATGTTTTATTGGGAAGAATTATAATTGCTGAAAACTACGATACTGCAATTGATATTTCAAAATATACTTTCCAACTATATAAAATTATTACTCTAGATGGTCAAATTATAAATCCACAAGGTTCAATTACTGGTGGTTATAATGAAGGAAGAATTATAAATTCTTTAACAACTCTTGAAAACAAAAGAAAAGAGTTAAACAAATCTATTGAAGAACTTGATAAACAAATTTTAAAAGTTACTAACAGAACAAATGAAATTGATTTGTTATTAGTTAATTTTAGAAATAGATGTAATGAATGTAGATTAAATGAATCAAAATATAGTGATCAACTTAAATGGTTGGAACAAGACTTTATTAAATACAAAGTTGAATATGAAAAACTTTCAAGAAAATCATATACAAGTGATTCAGCAAATGTTGATAATGAATACAAAAATATTAATGATAGATTAAATTCTTTAATTAACACAAAAGAAAAAGTTGAAAATGATTTAAATGTTAACCAAAATTCTAAAAAAATATTAAAAAATAGAATTTATGAAATAGAAGATGAAATTGAAAAAATAAGAGAAACAATGAGTCTTAACAATAATGTTATTTTAGAATTTGACAAAAAAGAAATAATGAACTTTAACATTATTTCAAATGCAAAAGAAAAACTTAATAATAACTATAAAATGACAATTGAAACTGCAATTCAAAATTATAGTGAACCACTACCAGTATCTGATAATGTCGCAAGACAAAAAATTGATAAACTAACTAAAGAATTAAATTACATAGGTCCAATTAATATGGATGCTATTAATGAACTTAAAGAAAAATCAGAACGTTATGAAAAAATGAGAGCTGAGGAAATTGAAATTTCTGAAGCAAAAGAAGAAATTATTAATGTTATTAAAGAACTTGATTCTAAAGCACATGAAGATTTCTATAACACAATTCAAAAAATTAATGAAGAATTACCAAAAACATTTAAATATCTTTTTGGTGGAGGAAGTTGTAGTATTGAATTTACAGAACCTGACAACATATTAGAATCAGGAATTGATATTAAAGCTTCTCCACCAGGAAAAAATATTAATTCTTTATTTGCATTATCTGGTGGTGAAAAAACACTTGTAGCTTTATCTGTTTTATTTTCAATTTTAAAAATTAGCTCTTTCCCGCTAGTTATTTTAGATGAAGCTGAATCTGCATTAGACCCATCAAACGTTGAACGTTTTGGAAATATTATTTCTAACTATTCAACTGACACACAATTTCTAGTTATTACACATAGACCTGGTACTATGGAAAGATGTGATAAATTATATGGTGCTACAATGCAAACACAAGGTGTTACTTCAATTTATCAAGTTAAAGTACAAGATGCTAAAAAAGATTTTGGTAGCGACGAAATAATAGAAGACTTAGAAAATAAATAA
- the ftsY gene encoding signal recognition particle-docking protein FtsY, with translation MGFLKKLIDKIKGKKTLSEKIEEKNIENKAEVYVKQESVSQKKFDDGLKKSSSNLSQAIAEISKKYKEVDESLYESIEELLISYDVGVTATMKIVDAIRDEINFQNVKDPKLIKEIIVDKIFTYYIQDTNVNTFLNVKNDRTNVILVTGVNGVGKTTSIAKIANKFKKEKKKILLVAGDTFRAGAVEQLNVWSQKIGTDIVLPDKPNQDPASVIYMGLKKGYEEKYDLIICDTSGRLQNKVNLMNELKKIHQVIHKFDNSAPHEVLLVLDATTGQSGIIQAKAFKEITDVTGIILAKMDSTSKGGIILSIKDNFDIPVKYIGLGEKLEDLSPFDLEKFIIGITKELKI, from the coding sequence ATGGGTTTTTTAAAAAAATTAATAGATAAAATAAAAGGTAAAAAAACACTATCTGAAAAAATTGAAGAAAAAAACATAGAAAACAAAGCAGAAGTTTATGTTAAACAAGAAAGTGTTTCGCAAAAAAAGTTTGATGATGGATTAAAAAAATCATCTAGCAACTTAAGTCAAGCAATTGCTGAAATCTCAAAAAAGTATAAAGAAGTTGATGAAAGTCTTTATGAGAGTATTGAAGAACTTTTAATTTCTTATGATGTTGGTGTAACAGCAACAATGAAAATTGTTGATGCAATAAGAGATGAAATTAATTTTCAAAATGTAAAAGACCCAAAATTAATTAAAGAAATTATTGTTGATAAAATTTTTACTTATTATATTCAAGATACTAATGTAAATACTTTTTTAAATGTTAAAAATGATAGAACTAATGTTATTTTAGTTACAGGTGTTAATGGTGTTGGTAAAACTACATCAATTGCAAAAATAGCAAATAAATTTAAAAAAGAAAAAAAGAAAATTCTTTTAGTTGCAGGTGATACTTTTAGGGCTGGTGCTGTTGAGCAATTAAATGTTTGATCACAAAAAATTGGAACTGATATAGTATTACCAGATAAACCAAATCAAGACCCAGCATCAGTAATTTATATGGGTCTTAAAAAAGGGTATGAAGAAAAATATGATTTAATTATTTGTGATACATCAGGTAGACTCCAAAACAAAGTTAACTTAATGAATGAATTGAAAAAAATACATCAAGTAATCCATAAATTTGATAATTCAGCACCACATGAAGTTTTATTGGTTTTAGATGCAACAACAGGACAATCAGGAATCATACAAGCAAAAGCTTTCAAAGAAATAACTGATGTTACAGGAATTATACTTGCTAAAATGGATAGTACTTCAAAGGGTGGAATTATATTATCAATTAAAGATAATTTTGATATTCCAGTTAAGTATATAGGTTTAGGAGAAAAACTTGAAGATTTATCACCTTTTGATTTAGAGAAATTTATTATAGGAATAACAAAAGAGTTAAAAATTTAG
- a CDS encoding SurA N-terminal domain-containing protein, which translates to MSMFKSKLQKKSEIDYNKQFTIDQLLADPKMLQIHAERLKAVYKDATDDFIRTQIDQIILKENAFNKIMQYLTSNFSFQIDATELDEFKKRFKAQFNETDETKLTELAKKLIMKGLVFEQVIAQNKLSIDDAQVKTYLDNYYKTTNQPINEYLNNKEKFEEIRNIILEEKTTQWLIQKFKVWIDLKTLVRFDGSGNEDNNKA; encoded by the coding sequence ATGAGTATGTTCAAATCTAAATTACAAAAAAAATCTGAAATTGATTACAATAAGCAATTTACAATTGATCAATTATTAGCTGATCCAAAAATGTTACAAATCCATGCTGAAAGATTAAAAGCTGTTTATAAAGATGCAACAGATGATTTTATAAGAACCCAAATTGATCAAATAATTCTAAAAGAAAATGCTTTTAATAAGATAATGCAATATCTAACTTCAAACTTTAGTTTTCAAATTGATGCTACTGAACTTGATGAATTTAAAAAAAGATTTAAAGCTCAATTTAATGAAACAGATGAAACTAAGTTAACAGAGCTTGCAAAAAAACTAATTATGAAAGGTTTAGTTTTTGAACAAGTTATAGCTCAAAATAAATTGAGTATTGATGATGCTCAAGTTAAAACTTATTTAGATAATTATTACAAGACAACAAACCAACCAATTAATGAATACTTAAATAACAAAGAAAAATTTGAAGAAATTAGAAACATCATTCTAGAAGAAAAAACAACTCAATGATTAATTCAAAAATTTAAAGTATGAATTGATTTAAAAACTCTAGTTCGTTTTGATGGTTCTGGAAATGAAGATAACAACAAAGCTTAA
- a CDS encoding lipoprotein 17-related variable surface protein → MKNKIKLMIASSIGISAIMVPSIISYTKNNNNSIGNLNTYKITNNDLTSTKDVNFLDKKSLENISTSIGPIVLKDNKTIESRDWYGYTNWTLDISTIDKTNNGSISVVDWEYLQKSDSLFLITSNSYLIKINATTGEVLASADKSSSEIQNADRLGGIQYNDTLYVWNSKTTSTTIYSVDRNTLKKTGTTNNSNNFLTMNKLQKIIPIDVGYNIAVTTNGQENNQNTISKLKLTLVNDSLEPLVKKEKVDSKENVQELEIDITPGLEWGNIYIDGFYRSSTQSTLLFIDNKIYEVFLNKNTPNKSDIKLITNNDQANKAETTSPKSFNSSFIDSNNNVIFKRDGDKTISNLNSSNKISTPIDLSNANNNDLKQIITNDTGNTNKLKVYGVPTEEREDINSANNIYLVDQGSNFATGFTSNIAKPTNFYNEKLELKPNDNISITNLLPSQLNISNFKIVGNGDQINNSNNDAKFVIDDRKGELSLTLLSTRNAWYSQFSSVKTKTYLHYKNTGFKKLEGAVVWAKQVFQNLYSKYTPGQITEELLDKNAELIMPSSNITTSNGYSNISRKFLIVERTDTTGLIKVEGTFTYTDKYNTTINYTLNPETFTVKKATQSDYKFEFYGQDSNGNGHDNDYTKLPAIDINQITGNQALDSLKKYIPSFINPDQDLLADAFIKTQDSYPIAKGLRNIYLKDWDNENGTVTVAVDYVGLDNKIPSSFARKFTGFKTLNQSRIDFKGNKVKKEDVSTNITSLFSNDTTYINIKDVYPEYADKISDEVNDLAKTYSDGVAALAAMGYSPIAEVKHSDNGAQYGFLQVELDYTRESTQDRKRLPKSFQDKFGLKDGKISQVYFGFLPVSTRFGISLKSYYSPEVQNIVNNYNVESLVDYNDLLKTLDYKGFLNDEIKIQNRSWDGEKLNFEVTGKSAKYPSVVSTYNFTIDWAPKFASIRERNLILAVSLTLDGIGVVAFGIGAYILRKNKIRRLLK, encoded by the coding sequence ATGAAAAATAAGATCAAATTAATGATTGCATCTAGTATTGGTATTTCTGCAATAATGGTTCCATCTATTATAAGTTATACAAAAAATAACAATAATTCAATTGGAAATTTAAACACTTATAAAATAACAAATAATGATTTAACATCTACTAAAGATGTTAATTTTTTAGACAAAAAAAGTTTAGAAAACATTTCTACATCTATTGGGCCAATTGTTTTAAAAGATAATAAAACTATTGAAAGTAGAGATTGATATGGATATACTAATTGAACGTTAGATATTTCAACAATTGATAAAACAAATAATGGATCAATTTCGGTTGTTGATTGAGAATATTTGCAAAAAAGTGATAGTTTATTTTTAATTACATCAAATAGTTATTTGATAAAAATTAATGCTACCACTGGTGAAGTATTAGCTTCAGCTGATAAATCAAGTTCTGAAATTCAAAATGCAGATAGACTAGGCGGAATTCAATACAATGATACTTTATATGTATGAAATTCTAAAACTACATCCACTACAATTTATTCTGTTGATAGAAATACTTTGAAAAAAACAGGTACTACAAATAATTCTAATAATTTTTTAACAATGAATAAGTTACAAAAAATTATTCCAATTGATGTTGGATATAATATTGCTGTAACAACAAATGGACAAGAAAATAATCAAAATACAATTTCTAAATTGAAATTAACTTTAGTAAATGATTCATTAGAACCACTTGTTAAAAAAGAAAAAGTTGATTCAAAAGAAAATGTACAAGAATTAGAAATTGATATAACACCTGGTCTTGAATGAGGCAATATTTATATAGATGGTTTCTATAGATCATCAACACAATCAACTTTATTGTTTATTGATAATAAAATTTATGAAGTATTTTTAAATAAAAACACTCCAAATAAATCAGACATTAAACTAATTACTAATAATGATCAAGCAAACAAAGCTGAAACAACTAGTCCTAAATCATTTAATTCATCATTTATTGACTCAAATAATAATGTAATTTTTAAAAGAGATGGTGATAAGACCATTAGTAATTTAAATTCATCTAATAAAATTAGCACACCAATAGATTTAAGTAATGCTAACAATAATGATTTAAAACAGATAATTACTAATGATACTGGAAACACAAATAAACTAAAAGTTTATGGTGTACCTACAGAAGAAAGAGAAGATATTAATTCTGCAAATAATATTTATTTAGTAGATCAAGGTTCAAATTTTGCAACAGGGTTTACATCAAATATTGCAAAACCAACTAATTTTTATAATGAAAAATTAGAATTAAAACCCAATGATAATATTTCAATTACGAACCTTTTACCATCACAATTAAATATTAGTAATTTTAAAATAGTTGGAAATGGTGATCAAATAAATAACTCAAATAATGATGCAAAATTTGTTATTGATGATAGGAAAGGAGAATTATCTCTAACTTTACTTTCAACGCGTAATGCTTGATATTCTCAATTTAGCTCTGTGAAAACTAAAACATATTTGCATTATAAAAATACTGGATTTAAAAAATTAGAGGGAGCTGTTGTTTGGGCTAAACAAGTTTTCCAAAATCTTTATAGCAAATATACACCAGGACAAATAACTGAAGAACTATTAGATAAAAATGCAGAATTAATAATGCCAAGTTCTAATATTACAACATCTAATGGTTATTCAAACATATCTAGAAAATTTTTAATTGTTGAAAGAACTGACACTACAGGTTTAATTAAAGTAGAGGGCACATTTACATATACAGATAAGTACAATACTACTATTAATTACACTTTAAATCCAGAAACTTTCACTGTTAAAAAAGCGACACAAAGTGATTATAAATTTGAATTTTATGGTCAAGACTCTAATGGTAATGGACATGATAATGACTATACAAAATTACCAGCTATTGATATAAATCAAATAACAGGAAACCAAGCATTGGATAGTTTGAAAAAATATATTCCTTCTTTCATCAATCCAGATCAAGATTTATTAGCAGATGCATTCATTAAAACACAAGATTCTTATCCTATTGCAAAAGGGTTAAGAAATATTTATTTAAAAGATTGAGATAATGAAAATGGAACTGTAACTGTTGCAGTAGATTATGTTGGTTTAGATAATAAAATTCCATCAAGTTTTGCAAGAAAATTTACAGGTTTTAAAACTTTAAATCAATCTAGAATTGATTTCAAAGGTAATAAAGTTAAAAAAGAAGATGTTTCAACTAACATAACATCTTTATTTAGTAATGATACTACATATATAAACATTAAAGATGTTTATCCAGAATATGCTGATAAAATATCTGATGAGGTTAATGATTTAGCTAAAACTTATTCTGATGGAGTTGCTGCATTGGCTGCAATGGGATATTCTCCTATAGCGGAAGTTAAACATAGTGACAATGGAGCTCAATATGGTTTCTTACAAGTTGAATTAGACTATACAAGGGAATCAACTCAAGATAGAAAAAGATTACCAAAGAGTTTTCAAGATAAGTTTGGTTTAAAAGATGGAAAAATATCACAAGTTTATTTTGGGTTCTTACCAGTTAGTACAAGATTTGGTATATCTTTAAAATCTTATTATTCTCCAGAAGTTCAAAATATTGTTAATAACTATAATGTTGAGTCATTAGTTGACTACAATGATCTTTTAAAAACATTAGATTATAAAGGTTTTTTAAATGATGAAATTAAAATCCAAAATAGATCATGAGATGGTGAAAAACTTAATTTTGAAGTAACAGGAAAATCTGCTAAATATCCATCTGTTGTTTCTACATATAATTTCACAATTGATTGAGCACCAAAATTTGCATCTATTAGAGAAAGAAACTTAATATTGGCAGTATCATTAACATTAGATGGTATTGGTGTTGTTGCATTTGGTATAGGTGCATATATATTGAGAAAAAATAAAATTAGAAGATTATTGAAATAA
- a CDS encoding IS30 family transposase, translating to MKTYKHLTKEERCLIYFLWNKEKYSMNKIAKILNKNKSTISRELKRNTSSTGIYYSSNAHKKYIRRKSNCHMFFMLKYKNFTDLFIQKFNPKSHGVEATIFWIKENYPLVKVPSARQVFRWINSKIWKIQRRDCLRRKYVKGKRRKIGIFSKIDGKYCIPYSLRPEKINKRKEFGHWEADLIVSKRQSGYYHLLTLVERKTRLAIIRKIKGKNARSMMAKMYTIIRDEKLPIKSITVDNGLEFQMMGITAKQFNFKVYYCQPYSSFQRGSNENINGIVRRWYKKGTDFSLVSEDKIKTLEWKVNNIPRKMFGYKTAYQMYQENI from the coding sequence ATGAAAACTTATAAACATTTAACAAAAGAAGAAAGATGCTTAATTTATTTTCTTTGAAATAAAGAAAAATATTCTATGAATAAGATTGCAAAAATCTTAAATAAAAACAAATCAACAATATCAAGAGAATTAAAAAGAAACACATCTTCAACAGGAATTTATTATTCATCAAATGCTCACAAAAAATACATTAGAAGAAAATCAAATTGTCATATGTTTTTTATGTTGAAGTACAAAAACTTCACAGATCTTTTTATTCAAAAATTTAATCCTAAATCTCATGGTGTAGAAGCTACAATTTTTTGAATAAAAGAAAACTATCCATTAGTTAAAGTTCCAAGTGCTAGGCAAGTATTTAGATGAATCAATAGCAAGATTTGAAAGATACAAAGAAGAGATTGTTTAAGAAGAAAATATGTTAAAGGAAAAAGAAGAAAAATAGGTATATTTTCTAAAATTGATGGAAAATACTGCATTCCTTATAGTCTAAGACCAGAAAAGATAAACAAAAGAAAAGAATTTGGACATTGAGAAGCTGATCTAATAGTTAGTAAAAGGCAAAGTGGTTATTACCACTTATTAACATTAGTAGAAAGAAAAACAAGGTTGGCAATTATTAGAAAAATAAAAGGTAAAAACGCTAGATCAATGATGGCTAAAATGTATACCATTATTCGAGATGAAAAACTCCCAATAAAAAGCATCACTGTTGATAATGGGTTAGAGTTTCAAATGATGGGAATAACTGCAAAACAATTCAACTTTAAAGTTTATTATTGCCAACCTTATTCTTCATTCCAAAGAGGGTCCAACGAGAACATAAATGGGATAGTTAGAAGATGATATAAAAAAGGAACTGACTTCAGTTTAGTAAGTGAAGATAAAATAAAAACTCTTGAATGAAAAGTAAACAACATCCCAAGAAAAATGTTTGGTTATAAAACAGCTTACCAAATGTATCAAGAAAATATTTAA